One sulfur-oxidizing endosymbiont of Gigantopelta aegis genomic region harbors:
- the fliG gene encoding flagellar motor switch protein FliG: protein MADEDKKQAGGAGGGLDGIQQAAVFLMSVGEEEASGILKHLGPKEVQSLGEAMATMSNVDKGKAKDVLANFNTIVGGQTALGMGSEDYLRNVLNKALGKDKAGGVIDRILLGRQSKGLEALKWMEPRSIAEVIRLEHPQIIAIVLSYLEADQAGLVLSNLPENTRADIMMRIASLDAIQPAALFELDEILEKQFAGQESSIRSSSVGGIKTAADILNFVDGTSEAAIMEGIKNVDEDLGQEIEDSMFVFDNLSGVDDRGIQALLREVSSDILIVALKGADDDVKEKILKNMSKRAAEMLRDDLEASGPVKLSEVEDAQREILSVARRMAESGDIALSAGGDEYV from the coding sequence ATGGCGGATGAAGATAAAAAACAAGCGGGAGGGGCTGGTGGGGGACTAGACGGTATCCAGCAAGCCGCTGTTTTTCTTATGTCAGTAGGCGAAGAAGAAGCTTCAGGTATACTGAAACATCTAGGCCCTAAAGAAGTGCAAAGTCTTGGTGAAGCCATGGCCACCATGAGTAATGTTGACAAAGGTAAAGCCAAAGATGTGCTAGCAAATTTTAATACCATTGTGGGTGGCCAAACAGCCTTAGGCATGGGCTCAGAAGATTATCTTCGTAACGTCTTAAATAAGGCGCTTGGAAAAGATAAGGCTGGTGGGGTCATTGACCGTATTCTTCTTGGCCGTCAGTCAAAAGGTCTGGAAGCTCTTAAGTGGATGGAACCACGTTCTATTGCCGAAGTCATTCGTTTAGAACATCCACAAATTATTGCCATTGTTTTATCTTATCTCGAAGCCGATCAAGCTGGTTTAGTGCTATCTAATTTACCCGAAAATACCCGCGCTGATATCATGATGCGTATTGCCAGTCTGGATGCCATTCAGCCTGCAGCTTTGTTTGAGCTGGATGAAATTTTAGAAAAACAATTCGCCGGTCAGGAAAGTAGTATCCGTTCATCCAGTGTGGGCGGCATTAAAACCGCAGCCGACATTCTTAACTTTGTTGATGGCACATCAGAAGCTGCCATTATGGAAGGCATCAAAAATGTCGATGAAGATTTGGGGCAGGAAATTGAAGACAGTATGTTTGTTTTTGACAATTTGTCCGGTGTCGATGACCGAGGTATTCAGGCACTCCTAAGAGAAGTTTCCTCTGATATCTTAATTGTTGCTCTCAAAGGTGCCGATGACGATGTGAAAGAAAAAATCCTGAAAAACATGTCTAAACGTGCGGCGGAAATGTTGCGTGATGATCTTGAAGCCAGTGGGCCGGTGAAACTCAGTGAAGTGGAAGATGCCCAGC